Proteins encoded by one window of Kwoniella dejecticola CBS 10117 chromosome 9, complete sequence:
- a CDS encoding 40S ribosomal protein uS2 encodes MSADKLPKALQATEEDIQLLLAAQVHLGTKNCDKTMEPYVWKRRADGIHVLNVGKTWEKLVLAARVLATIDNPNDICVISARPYGHRAVLKFQSFTGAQAIAGRFTPGSFTNYITRSFKEPRVIVVTDPRVDHQAIREAAYVNIPVIAFADTDASLKFVDIAIPGNNKSRHSVGLLWYLLCREVLRLKGQVARGPTGPSGWETLPDLFFYRDPEEIEREAAEKAAAQAEAEGGDADAAATGAATGVAQEWDAGNAADAVLAAQPTEQALDWSAEPTSGDWTAEPAQDNAGGW; translated from the exons atGTCCGCCGATAAACTCCCCAAGGCCCTCCAAGCCACCGAAGAGGATATCCAACTCCTCTTGGCTGCTCAAGTCCACCTCGGTACCAAGAACTGTGACAAAACTATGGAACCATACGTCTGGAAGAGACGAGCTGACG GTATCCACGTCCTCAACGTCGGTAAGACCTGGGAAAAGCTTGTCCTCGCCGCCCGAGTTCTCGCTACCATCGACAACCCCAACGATATCTGTGTGATCTCTGCTAGACCTTACGGACACCGAGCCGTCCTCAAGTTCCAATCTTTCACCGGTGCCCAAGCTATCGCCGGTCGATTCACCCCTGGTTCCTTCACCAACTACATCACCCGATCATTCAAGGAACCCCGAGTTATCGTCGTCACCGACCCCAGAGTCGACCACCAAGCTATCCGAGAGGCCGCTTACGTCAACATCCC CGTCATCGCCTTCGCCGACACCGACGCTTCCCTCAAGTTCGTCGACATCGCCATTCCCGGAAACAACAAGTCCCGACACTCCGTCGGTCTCCTCTGGTACTTGCTCTGTCGAGAGGTCCTTAGACTCAAGGGCCAAGTCGCCAGAGGTCCTACCGGTCCTTCCGGATGGGAGACCCTCCCCGATCTGTTCTTCTACAGAGACCCTGAGGAGATCGAGCGAGAGGCCGCTGAGAAGGCTGCCGCCCAAGCCGaggctgaaggtggtgatgcCGATGCCGCCGCTACCGGTGCCGCTACTGGTGTAGCCCAAGAATGGGATGCCGGAAACGCCGCTGATGCCGTCCTTGCTGCTCAACCCACCGAGCAAG CCCTCGACTGGTCCGCCGAGCCTACTTCCGGTGACTGGACCGCCGAGCCCGCTCAAGACAACGCCGGTGGTTGGTAA
- a CDS encoding mitochondrial 54S ribosomal protein uL11m yields the protein MSKAVSAQLVKIVVPAGKATPTPPVGPALGARGVKAMDFCKEFNARTAQYTQSVPIPTLITISPDRTFTFQTRTPPVSWLIKKTLDLDKGSGESMNKPTGKKLTLKHVYEIAKIKSTDEDLGAVGLERISRSIVGTAKSLGVEVVP from the exons ATGTCAAAGGCAGTATCAGCCCAATTAGTC AAAATCGTCGTACCAGCAGGCAAAGCGACGCCGACTCCTCCCGTCGGTCCGGCTTTGGGTGCTCGAGGAGTCAAAGCCATGGATTTCTGTAAAGAGTT CAATGCCCGAACAGCACAATACACACAATCCGTACCCATTCCGACCCTAATAACCATCTCCCCAGACCGTACATTCACTTTCCAGACGCGCACGCCGCCCGTCTCgtggctgatcaagaagacgtTGGACCTGGACAAAGGCTCGGGAGAATCGATGAACAAGCCGACGGGGAAGAAATTGACCTTGAAACACGTCTACGAAATCGCCAAGATAAAGAGCACAGATGAGGATCTCGGTGCAGTAGGATTGGagaggatatcaaggagTATAGTGGGGACTGCCAAGAGTTTGGGGGTCGAGGTCGTGCCGTGA